In Luteolibacter arcticus, the following proteins share a genomic window:
- the rplE gene encoding 50S ribosomal protein L5, with translation MSTPVLQKQYAEKVAPALKEKLGYTNPHQIPRLEKIVVTSCMGKAPDRKVAVDDAVSEIAKITGQKPSITYSKKAVANFKLREGEALGARVTLRGARMWEFLHRFINVTAPNIRDFRGISPKGFDGRGNYAVGLPDQSIFPEIELDQIKRTIGFDIIFVTTAKTNDEGRALLTELGLPFRDVKKAETTEGAAA, from the coding sequence ATGAGCACCCCAGTACTGCAAAAGCAATACGCGGAGAAGGTTGCGCCGGCTCTCAAGGAGAAGCTTGGCTACACCAATCCGCATCAGATCCCACGGCTTGAAAAGATCGTGGTCACCTCGTGCATGGGCAAGGCCCCGGACCGCAAGGTCGCGGTGGACGATGCCGTCTCCGAGATCGCCAAGATCACCGGCCAGAAGCCGTCGATCACCTACTCGAAGAAGGCCGTTGCCAACTTCAAGCTGCGCGAGGGTGAAGCCCTCGGTGCCCGCGTGACTCTCCGCGGCGCCCGCATGTGGGAATTCCTGCATCGCTTCATCAACGTCACCGCGCCGAACATCCGCGACTTCCGCGGTATTTCGCCGAAGGGCTTCGACGGCCGCGGCAACTACGCCGTCGGTCTGCCTGACCAGTCCATCTTCCCTGAAATCGAGCTTGATCAGATCAAGCGCACCATCGGTTTCGACATCATCTTCGTCACCACGGCCAAAACCAATGACGAAGGCCGTGCCCTGCTGACCGAGCTGGGATTGCCGTTCCGCGACGTGAAGAAGGCGGAGACCACCGAAGGCGCCGCCGCCTGA
- the rpsQ gene encoding 30S ribosomal protein S17 yields MSEQPQQETAAHVRKTRVGVVTSNKMSKTLVVEHVARVPHPKFNKIVKRSKKYYVHDEKGEAQIGDKVRIVETRPLSKLKRWTLEKVLTH; encoded by the coding sequence ATGAGCGAGCAGCCACAGCAGGAAACCGCCGCACACGTCCGCAAGACCCGCGTCGGCGTCGTGACCTCCAACAAGATGAGCAAGACCCTCGTGGTCGAGCACGTCGCCCGGGTGCCCCACCCGAAGTTCAACAAGATCGTCAAGCGCTCCAAGAAGTACTACGTGCACGACGAGAAGGGTGAAGCCCAGATCGGCGACAAGGTCCGCATCGTCGAAACCCGCCCTCTTTCCAAGCTGAAGCGCTGGACGCTCGAGAAGGTGCTCACGCACTGA
- the rplR gene encoding 50S ribosomal protein L18 gives MSKINRKEGRRRIHARIRKKVAGTAARPRLAVHYSNQHVYAQVIDDVAGRTLVSASTLDKSFESAASNVEAAAKVGALVAERAKAANVSAVVFDRGGHLYHGKIKALADAAREAGLQF, from the coding sequence ATGAGCAAGATCAATCGCAAGGAAGGACGCCGCCGCATCCACGCGCGCATCCGCAAGAAGGTCGCCGGGACCGCCGCACGCCCGCGTCTGGCCGTTCACTACTCGAACCAGCACGTTTACGCGCAGGTCATCGACGACGTCGCCGGTCGTACCCTCGTCTCCGCCTCGACGCTCGACAAGAGCTTCGAAAGTGCCGCCTCGAACGTGGAAGCCGCCGCCAAGGTGGGTGCCCTCGTTGCCGAGCGTGCCAAGGCTGCCAATGTCAGCGCCGTGGTCTTCGACCGCGGTGGTCACCTCTACCACGGCAAGATCAAGGCTCTGGCCGATGCCGCCCGCGAAGCCGGTCTTCAATTCTAA
- the rpmC gene encoding 50S ribosomal protein L29: protein MAQTKFKDIKELSVKELESKLRDLKEEGFNLRLQKATGTLENSARIRVLRREAARVQTVLTQRKNA, encoded by the coding sequence ATGGCTCAGACCAAGTTCAAGGACATCAAGGAGCTCTCCGTGAAGGAGCTCGAGTCCAAGCTCCGCGACCTCAAGGAGGAGGGATTCAACCTCCGCCTGCAGAAGGCCACCGGCACGCTTGAAAATTCCGCCCGCATCCGCGTGCTCCGCCGCGAGGCCGCCCGCGTCCAAACCGTGCTCACCCAGCGTAAGAACGCCTGA
- the rplN gene encoding 50S ribosomal protein L14 yields MIQMESLVQVADNTGARSAKMIGVLGKRSRTAQVGDIITAHIRDSIPTASVKKGSVVKAVVVRTAFPIRRADGSVLRFDGNAIVIIDKDNNPKGTRIFGPVARELREKQFMKIVSLAPEVL; encoded by the coding sequence ATGATCCAGATGGAATCCCTCGTTCAGGTCGCCGACAACACCGGCGCCCGCTCTGCCAAGATGATCGGTGTCCTCGGCAAGCGCTCCCGCACCGCACAGGTGGGAGACATCATCACCGCCCACATTCGCGACTCGATCCCGACCGCCTCGGTCAAGAAGGGCTCTGTCGTGAAGGCAGTGGTCGTCCGCACCGCTTTCCCGATCCGTCGTGCTGACGGCTCCGTCCTTCGCTTCGATGGCAACGCGATCGTCATCATCGACAAGGACAACAACCCGAAGGGCACCCGCATCTTCGGACCGGTCGCCCGCGAACTGCGTGAAAAGCAGTTCATGAAGATCGTCTCGCTTGCACCCGAGGTCCTCTGA
- the rplP gene encoding 50S ribosomal protein L16, whose translation MPLMPKRTKFRKSHRGSRAGNAQRGTTVAFGDFGLQALDRGWMTNRQIEACRIAINRFLKRKGKVWIRIFPHKSITARPPETRMGKGKGAVEAWVAVIRPGNMLFEVAGVPESQAKEAMRLASYKLGLPTRFVVRNPHA comes from the coding sequence ATGCCCTTGATGCCCAAACGCACGAAGTTCCGGAAGTCGCACCGCGGCAGCCGGGCTGGCAATGCACAGCGCGGAACCACGGTCGCCTTCGGTGACTTCGGTCTCCAGGCCCTCGACCGCGGTTGGATGACCAACCGCCAGATCGAAGCCTGCCGTATCGCGATCAACCGCTTCCTCAAGCGTAAAGGAAAGGTCTGGATCCGGATCTTCCCGCACAAGTCGATCACCGCCCGTCCGCCGGAAACCCGTATGGGTAAGGGCAAGGGCGCCGTCGAGGCCTGGGTCGCCGTGATCCGCCCCGGCAACATGCTGTTCGAAGTCGCCGGCGTGCCGGAGTCGCAGGCCAAGGAGGCCATGCGTCTTGCTTCCTACAAGCTCGGCCTTCCGACCCGCTTCGTCGTCCGCAACCCGCACGCCTGA
- the rplV gene encoding 50S ribosomal protein L22, protein MEVKSTTKYVRLSPKKARDVAREIQGLPVSSALDILTFTPKKAAFHINKTLKTAIADAENNFSLSAESLIVKEAVIGAGPVLKRFSPRAKGSAGAILKRTSHIFITLAEAPEGEPKRKKVNVSPKASKDA, encoded by the coding sequence ATGGAAGTCAAGAGCACCACCAAATACGTCCGCCTGTCCCCGAAGAAGGCGCGCGACGTCGCCCGCGAAATCCAAGGGCTGCCCGTGTCGAGCGCGCTCGACATTCTCACCTTCACTCCGAAGAAGGCCGCCTTTCACATCAACAAGACCCTCAAGACCGCAATCGCGGACGCCGAGAACAACTTCTCGTTGAGTGCCGAGTCGCTGATCGTGAAGGAAGCCGTGATCGGCGCCGGTCCGGTCCTCAAGCGCTTCTCGCCGCGGGCCAAGGGCTCCGCCGGTGCCATCCTCAAGCGCACCAGCCACATCTTCATCACCCTCGCGGAAGCGCCGGAAGGCGAACCGAAGCGCAAGAAGGTCAACGTTTCCCCGAAGGCTTCCAAGGACGCCTGA
- the rpsC gene encoding 30S ribosomal protein S3: MGQKVNPIGFRLAVSKDWRSKWFAAGKDYAEKLHEDLRIRGYMRSRLQFAALARVVIERAWNSVRVTLHTSRPGLIIGRKGSEIERMTKEISDICKGAQVKIDIVEIRKPELDAQLICEQVAVQLERRISFRRAMKRAVQTAMDFGAEGIRIRCAGRLGGADIARSEWYREGKVPLQTLRVPLDYGFAEARTVYGVIGIKCWVNKKEDDGSSPRPERGGDRRDRDNRGPRGPRPPRNNG, from the coding sequence ATGGGCCAGAAAGTCAACCCCATCGGTTTCCGCCTCGCCGTTTCCAAAGACTGGCGCTCCAAGTGGTTCGCCGCCGGCAAGGATTACGCCGAGAAGCTCCACGAGGACCTCCGCATCCGCGGCTACATGCGCTCGCGCCTGCAGTTCGCAGCGCTTGCCCGCGTGGTCATCGAGCGCGCTTGGAATAGCGTCCGCGTCACGCTCCACACCTCCCGCCCGGGCCTGATCATCGGCCGCAAGGGTTCGGAGATCGAGCGCATGACCAAGGAGATCTCCGACATCTGCAAGGGTGCCCAGGTGAAGATCGACATCGTCGAGATCCGCAAGCCGGAGCTGGATGCCCAGCTCATCTGCGAGCAGGTCGCCGTGCAGCTCGAGCGCCGTATTTCTTTCCGCCGCGCCATGAAGCGCGCCGTGCAGACCGCCATGGACTTCGGTGCTGAAGGCATCCGGATCCGTTGCGCTGGCCGCCTCGGTGGTGCTGACATCGCCCGCTCGGAGTGGTACCGCGAAGGCAAGGTGCCGCTTCAGACGCTGCGCGTGCCGCTCGACTACGGCTTCGCTGAAGCCCGCACCGTTTACGGCGTGATCGGCATCAAGTGCTGGGTCAACAAGAAGGAAGACGACGGCAGCTCCCCGCGCCCTGAGCGTGGTGGCGACCGCCGCGACCGTGACAACCGCGGCCCACGTGGCCCGCGCCCGCCGCGTAACAACGGCTGA
- the rplF gene encoding 50S ribosomal protein L6 has protein sequence MSRVGLKPISLPAKVSVKVDGTTVVVEGPKGKLDLALPSGITINADDTATVIVARASEARTHRALHGTVRSLVNNMITGVSQGFFKDLEIQGVGLRAAVKGKDLDLSLGKSHPILHPIPAGLTVTVNENTKIKVEGIDKQLVGQFAAEVRGFYPPEPYKGKGVRYVGEHVRRKEGKSVGK, from the coding sequence ATGTCACGAGTTGGTCTCAAACCGATTTCCCTGCCCGCCAAGGTCAGCGTGAAAGTTGACGGCACCACGGTCGTCGTCGAAGGCCCGAAGGGTAAGCTCGATCTCGCGCTTCCCTCCGGCATCACCATCAATGCAGACGACACCGCCACGGTGATCGTCGCCCGCGCCAGCGAGGCACGCACCCACCGCGCGCTGCACGGCACCGTCCGCAGCCTGGTGAACAACATGATCACCGGAGTCTCCCAAGGCTTCTTCAAGGACCTTGAAATCCAGGGCGTCGGTCTCCGTGCCGCAGTCAAGGGCAAGGACCTCGACCTGTCCCTTGGCAAGTCCCACCCGATCCTTCACCCGATCCCGGCCGGTCTGACCGTCACCGTGAACGAAAACACCAAGATCAAGGTGGAAGGCATCGACAAGCAGCTCGTCGGCCAGTTCGCCGCCGAGGTCCGCGGCTTCTACCCGCCGGAGCCTTACAAGGGCAAGGGCGTCCGTTACGTGGGCGAGCACGTTCGCCGCAAGGAAGGCAAGAGCGTCGGCAAGTAA
- the rplX gene encoding 50S ribosomal protein L24, whose translation MKTHVKKGDEVEIIAGNHKGKRGTVLSVDAEKGKVVVQGGRTIKKATRRSEANPDGGILEQDGPVHISNVKKLG comes from the coding sequence ATGAAGACTCACGTCAAGAAAGGCGACGAAGTCGAGATCATCGCCGGCAACCACAAGGGCAAGCGCGGCACTGTTCTCTCCGTCGATGCTGAAAAAGGCAAGGTCGTCGTCCAAGGCGGCCGCACCATCAAGAAGGCCACCCGCCGCTCCGAAGCGAATCCCGATGGCGGGATCCTCGAGCAGGACGGCCCCGTCCACATCTCGAATGTAAAGAAACTGGGCTGA
- the rpsH gene encoding 30S ribosomal protein S8: MAVLTDPISDFLTRFKNCCRAGNEQFLAPYSRIKADIAKVLQEEGYIWGFEVITDSGHPQLKVKARYVDGRPVLTDLKRVSKPGRRVYCGGQEMPRVLNGLGIAIVSTSKGVMTGSNAKRSQLGGEVLGHVW; encoded by the coding sequence ATGGCCGTTCTCACCGATCCAATTTCCGACTTCCTGACCCGCTTCAAGAACTGCTGCCGCGCTGGCAACGAGCAGTTCCTGGCCCCCTACTCCCGCATCAAGGCCGACATCGCCAAGGTGCTTCAGGAGGAAGGCTACATCTGGGGCTTCGAAGTCATCACCGACTCCGGACACCCGCAGCTCAAGGTCAAGGCCCGCTACGTCGATGGCCGCCCGGTCCTCACCGACCTCAAGCGGGTCTCCAAGCCCGGCCGCCGCGTTTATTGCGGTGGTCAGGAAATGCCCCGCGTCCTCAACGGACTCGGCATCGCCATCGTCTCCACCTCCAAGGGTGTGATGACCGGCTCCAACGCCAAGCGCAGCCAACTCGGCGGCGAAGTGCTCGGTCACGTCTGGTAA